In one Aquabacterium sp. OR-4 genomic region, the following are encoded:
- a CDS encoding MFS transporter — translation MPEPTPAATSATLRRFGLLWFTYFAGIGLFNTYAPLWFKALGLSTLAIGAMSAMQAWTRLLAPYGWSWMADHSGQRTGLIRWAAAGALAATLGLWGLTGASGLWPVLLPGTAAVTLAVALLFVANGGVVPLAEAALSQLLVTRQGLDTARYGRVRVWGSIGFIVSVSLAGVALQATGTGLFPLAVALLNAALLLAALQLPAGAPAQRHAAPVPPVLPLLRRPTVAWFFASIFFTVLAHVSLYAFLSLYLDSLGYRKDAVGALWAVAVVCEVAFFFTQGRWSSLLTPHGWFKAAAAVSVLRFGAVALGGSSALVLVLAKVSHAVTFAGHHGGCIALLSRYFPDRLRGRGQALYTALGYGLSGLVGGLAGGWLIEYAGYAAVFWAAAASAALGLLCAVLAERADARESAAGRAGAPG, via the coding sequence GTGCCCGAGCCCACGCCGGCCGCCACATCCGCCACGCTGCGCCGCTTCGGCCTGCTGTGGTTCACCTACTTTGCCGGCATCGGCCTGTTCAACACCTATGCGCCGCTGTGGTTCAAGGCGCTGGGCCTGTCGACGCTGGCCATCGGCGCCATGTCGGCCATGCAGGCCTGGACCCGGCTGCTTGCACCCTATGGCTGGAGCTGGATGGCCGACCACAGCGGCCAGCGCACCGGCCTGATCCGCTGGGCGGCCGCGGGCGCACTGGCCGCCACGCTGGGGCTGTGGGGCCTGACCGGTGCCAGCGGCCTGTGGCCCGTGCTGCTGCCCGGCACTGCCGCGGTGACGCTGGCCGTGGCGCTGCTGTTCGTGGCCAATGGCGGCGTGGTGCCGCTGGCCGAGGCGGCGCTGTCACAGCTGCTGGTCACCCGCCAGGGCCTGGACACCGCCCGCTACGGCCGCGTGCGGGTGTGGGGCTCGATCGGCTTCATCGTCTCGGTCAGCCTGGCCGGCGTGGCGCTGCAGGCCACCGGCACCGGCCTGTTTCCGCTGGCCGTGGCGCTGCTCAATGCCGCCTTGCTGCTGGCCGCGCTGCAGCTGCCCGCCGGGGCGCCGGCCCAGCGCCACGCCGCGCCGGTGCCGCCGGTGCTGCCGCTGCTGCGCCGGCCGACGGTGGCCTGGTTCTTTGCCTCGATCTTCTTCACCGTGCTGGCCCATGTGAGCCTGTACGCGTTCTTGTCGCTGTACCTGGATTCGCTGGGCTACCGCAAGGACGCGGTGGGCGCGCTGTGGGCGGTGGCGGTGGTCTGCGAGGTGGCCTTCTTTTTCACCCAGGGGCGCTGGAGCAGCCTGCTCACGCCGCATGGCTGGTTCAAGGCGGCGGCCGCGGTCTCGGTGCTGCGCTTTGGCGCGGTGGCGCTGGGTGGCAGCTCGGCGCTGGTGCTGGTGCTGGCCAAGGTGTCGCACGCGGTCACCTTTGCCGGCCACCATGGCGGCTGCATCGCGCTGCTGTCGCGCTACTTTCCTGATCGGCTGCGCGGCCGCGGCCAGGCGCTGTACACCGCGCTGGGCTACGGCCTGTCGGGCCTGGTGGGCGGCCTGGCCGGTGGCTGGCTGATCGAATACGCCGGGTACGCCGCGGTGTTCTGGGCCGCCGCCGCCAGCGCCGCGCTGGGCCTGCTGTGCGCGGTGCTGGCCGAGCGCGCCGATGCGCGCGAATCGGCTGCCGGCCGGGCGGGCGCGCCGGGCTGA
- a CDS encoding protein-glutamate methylesterase/protein-glutamine glutaminase — translation MSVTAFVIDDSAVVRKHLTETLQAGGIEVLGSAADPVFAWPKLAAKWPDVVVLDVEMPRMDGITFLRKIMAERPTPVVMCSTLTERGCETTMQALAAGAVGFVTKPKLGLREFLSDRSNGLVDAVRAAARANLRALPRSPAGAAAPAAGSAATPGTPAAARAPAAAVHGAMAETTDRVVAIGISTGGVQSIEVVLRQLDRTCPGMVIVQHMPSGFTASFATRLNSLLELEVLEAKDGDRVINGRVLIAPGGKHMQLKRSGAQYVVEVRDGPLINHHRPSVDVLFRSVAQCAGRNAIGVVMTGMGDDGARGLREMREAGAVTAAQDEASCVVFGMPAEAIRLGGARDVVALNGIAGWVRQVAQQPVTR, via the coding sequence ATGTCCGTCACCGCATTTGTCATCGACGATTCGGCCGTGGTGCGCAAGCACCTCACCGAGACCCTGCAGGCCGGCGGCATCGAGGTGCTGGGCAGTGCGGCCGACCCGGTCTTCGCCTGGCCCAAGCTGGCCGCCAAATGGCCCGATGTGGTGGTGCTGGATGTGGAGATGCCGCGCATGGACGGCATCACCTTCCTGCGCAAGATCATGGCCGAGCGGCCCACGCCGGTGGTGATGTGCTCCACGCTCACCGAGCGCGGCTGCGAGACCACCATGCAGGCGCTGGCGGCCGGCGCGGTGGGCTTCGTCACCAAGCCCAAGCTGGGCCTGCGCGAGTTTCTGTCCGACCGCAGCAACGGCCTGGTGGATGCGGTGCGCGCCGCGGCCCGCGCCAACCTGCGCGCACTGCCGCGCAGCCCGGCCGGGGCCGCGGCCCCCGCCGCCGGCTCGGCCGCCACGCCCGGCACGCCAGCCGCGGCGCGCGCGCCGGCAGCCGCGGTGCATGGCGCCATGGCCGAGACCACCGACCGCGTGGTGGCCATCGGCATCTCCACCGGCGGCGTGCAGTCGATCGAGGTGGTGCTGCGCCAGCTCGACCGCACCTGCCCCGGCATGGTCATCGTGCAGCACATGCCCAGCGGCTTCACCGCCTCGTTCGCAACGCGGCTGAACAGCCTGCTCGAGCTGGAGGTGCTGGAGGCCAAGGACGGCGACCGCGTCATCAACGGCCGCGTATTGATCGCCCCGGGCGGCAAGCACATGCAGCTCAAGCGCAGCGGCGCGCAGTACGTGGTGGAGGTGCGCGACGGCCCGCTGATCAACCACCACCGGCCTTCGGTGGACGTGCTCTTCCGCTCGGTGGCGCAGTGCGCCGGGCGCAACGCCATAGGCGTGGTGATGACCGGCATGGGCGACGACGGCGCCCGCGGCCTGCGCGAGATGCGCGAGGCCGGCGCCGTCACCGCTGCGCAGGACGAGGCCAGCTGCGTGGTCTTCGGCATGCCCGCCGAGGCCATCCGCCTGGGTGGAGCACGCGACGTGGTGGCGCTCAACGGCATTGCCGGCTGGGTGCGCCAGGTGGCCCAGCAGCCGGTGACGCGCTGA
- a CDS encoding CBS domain-containing protein codes for MKVSDILRVKGNTLFTVSPDQPLAEAVKAMAEHDIGSLVVMAYGDLVGMLTFREVIAAVVKNNGSVGSLTVRTVMDDAPLTCTPETEIDEVRRMMLGRHARYMPALDGRTLMGVVSFYDVAKAVVDSQDFENRMLKAYIRDWPVEEDGAAAESKL; via the coding sequence ATGAAAGTCAGCGACATCCTTCGGGTCAAGGGCAACACGCTGTTCACCGTGTCACCCGACCAGCCGCTGGCCGAGGCCGTCAAGGCCATGGCCGAACATGACATCGGCTCGCTGGTGGTGATGGCCTATGGCGACCTGGTGGGCATGCTCACCTTCCGCGAGGTGATCGCCGCGGTGGTGAAGAACAACGGCTCGGTCGGCTCGCTCACCGTGCGCACCGTGATGGACGACGCCCCGCTGACCTGCACGCCCGAGACCGAGATCGACGAGGTGCGCCGCATGATGCTGGGCCGCCATGCGCGCTACATGCCGGCACTCGACGGCCGCACGCTGATGGGCGTGGTCTCGTTCTACGACGTGGCCAAGGCCGTGGTCGACAGCCAGGATTTCGAGAACCGCATGCTCAAGGCCTACATCCGCGACTGGCCGGTCGAGGAAGACGGCGCGGCGGCCGAGTCCAAGCTCTGA
- a CDS encoding O-acetylhomoserine aminocarboxypropyltransferase, which yields MPGYSDPGFDTLALHAGATPDPATGARAVPIHLSTSFVFESSAHAASLFNMERSGHVYSRISNPTNAVLEERVAALEGGVGAIATASGQAALHLAVATLAGAGQHIVASAALYGGSHNLLDYTLRRFGIATSFVPPGDLDAWRAAIRPETRLLFGETLGNPGLDVLDIPAVSALAHEHGLPLLVDSTFTPPWLLKPFDHGADLLFHSATKFLSGHGTVVGGVLVDSGQFDWAASGRFPELSEPYDGFHGMVFSEESTVGAFLLRARREGLRDFGACMSPHTAWLILQGIETLPLRMARHIENTRKVVQMLAGHPMVARVGYPELPSHPSQALAKALLPRGCGAVFSFDLKGSRAQGVAFIEALKIFSHLANVGDCRSLVIHPASTTHFRMDDAALARAGIGPGTIRLSIGLEDADDLIDDLKKALKVAEKAAEKAA from the coding sequence ATGCCCGGTTACAGCGATCCTGGATTCGACACCCTGGCCCTGCATGCGGGCGCCACGCCCGATCCGGCCACCGGTGCGCGGGCCGTGCCCATCCACCTGAGCACCAGCTTCGTGTTCGAGAGCAGCGCGCATGCGGCCTCGCTGTTCAACATGGAGCGCTCGGGCCATGTCTACAGCCGCATCAGCAACCCGACCAATGCGGTGCTCGAGGAGCGGGTGGCGGCGCTGGAGGGCGGCGTGGGCGCCATCGCCACCGCCAGCGGCCAGGCCGCGCTGCACCTGGCCGTGGCCACGCTGGCTGGCGCCGGCCAGCACATCGTGGCCTCGGCCGCCCTGTATGGCGGCAGCCACAACCTGCTCGATTACACGCTGCGCCGCTTTGGCATCGCCACCAGCTTCGTGCCGCCGGGCGACCTGGACGCCTGGCGCGCCGCCATCCGCCCCGAGACCCGGCTGCTGTTTGGCGAGACCCTGGGCAACCCGGGGCTGGATGTGCTGGACATCCCGGCGGTGAGCGCCCTGGCCCATGAACACGGCCTGCCGCTGCTGGTGGACAGCACCTTCACGCCGCCCTGGCTGCTGAAGCCCTTCGACCACGGCGCCGACCTGCTGTTTCACTCGGCCACCAAGTTCCTGTCGGGCCATGGCACGGTGGTGGGCGGCGTGCTGGTGGATTCGGGTCAGTTCGACTGGGCGGCCTCGGGGCGCTTTCCCGAGCTGAGCGAGCCCTACGACGGCTTTCACGGCATGGTGTTCAGCGAGGAGAGCACGGTCGGCGCGTTCTTGCTGCGCGCCCGCCGCGAGGGCCTGCGCGACTTCGGTGCCTGCATGAGCCCGCACACCGCCTGGCTGATCCTGCAGGGCATCGAAACCCTGCCGCTGCGCATGGCGCGCCACATCGAGAACACGCGCAAGGTGGTGCAGATGCTGGCCGGGCACCCGATGGTGGCGCGCGTGGGCTACCCCGAACTGCCGTCGCACCCCAGCCAAGCGCTGGCGAAAGCACTGTTGCCGCGCGGCTGCGGCGCGGTGTTCAGCTTCGACCTGAAGGGCAGCCGCGCGCAGGGCGTCGCCTTCATCGAGGCGCTGAAGATCTTCTCGCACCTGGCCAATGTGGGCGACTGCCGCAGCCTGGTGATCCACCCGGCCAGCACCACCCACTTCCGCATGGACGACGCGGCGCTGGCGCGCGCCGGCATCGGCCCGGGCACGATCCGGCTGTCGATCGGCCTGGAAGATGCCGACGACCTGATCGACGACCTGAAGAAGGCGCTGAAGGTGGCCGAGAAGGCGGCGGAGAAGGCCGCATGA
- a CDS encoding alpha/beta fold hydrolase, giving the protein MKLTVNDRAAYAYTGGKPFDPARPSVVFVHGALHDHSAWTLLARWCAHHGHNALAVDLPGHGRSAGPVLPDVQSLADWVLALLDAAGAAPGTPVAVVGHSMGSLIALECAARAPQRISRLVMVGTAYPMKVSQALLDTAASAPLKAIDMVNSFSISTLAAKPSYPGPGMWLHGANRALMRRILNGPHATGCAVNLFHHDFSVCDRYAHGLEAAALVRCPVTFVLGERDQMTSPKVTREIGAALKARTVMLPTGHTQMAEDPDGLLEALRSALA; this is encoded by the coding sequence ATGAAGCTCACCGTCAACGACCGTGCCGCCTACGCCTACACCGGCGGCAAGCCCTTCGATCCCGCCAGGCCCAGCGTGGTGTTCGTCCACGGTGCGCTGCACGACCACAGCGCCTGGACGCTGCTGGCCCGCTGGTGCGCGCACCACGGCCACAACGCGCTGGCCGTCGATCTGCCGGGCCATGGCCGCAGTGCCGGGCCGGTGCTGCCCGATGTGCAGTCGCTGGCCGACTGGGTGCTGGCGCTGCTGGACGCCGCCGGCGCCGCGCCCGGCACACCGGTGGCGGTGGTGGGCCACAGCATGGGCTCGCTGATCGCGCTGGAGTGCGCGGCGCGCGCGCCCCAGCGCATCAGCCGGCTGGTGATGGTGGGCACGGCCTACCCGATGAAGGTCTCGCAGGCGCTGCTCGACACCGCCGCCAGCGCACCGCTGAAGGCCATCGACATGGTCAACAGCTTCTCGATCAGCACGCTGGCCGCCAAGCCCTCGTACCCCGGCCCGGGCATGTGGCTGCACGGCGCCAACCGGGCGCTGATGCGCCGCATCCTCAACGGCCCCCACGCCACCGGCTGCGCGGTGAACCTGTTCCACCACGACTTCAGCGTGTGCGACCGCTATGCCCATGGGCTGGAGGCTGCCGCGCTGGTGCGCTGCCCGGTCACCTTCGTGCTGGGTGAGCGCGACCAGATGACCTCACCCAAGGTCACGCGCGAGATCGGTGCGGCGCTGAAGGCGCGCACCGTGATGCTGCCGACGGGCCACACGCAGATGGCCGAGGACCCGGATGGTTTGCTGGAGGCTTTGCGGTCTGCTTTGGCTTGA
- the aroC gene encoding chorismate synthase gives MPGSTFGELFRVTNFGESHGPAIGCVIDGCPPGMALSEADIQPELDRRRPGTSRHVTQRNEADAVEILSGVYEGRTTGTPICLLIRNTDQRSKDYGNILDTFRPGHADYTYWRKYGLRDPRGGGRSSARLTAPTVAAGAVAKKWLLAQYGTTFTGWMSQLGDVAIPFEDEAQIPLNAFYAPNAGIVPALEAYMDALRKDGDSCGARIEVRARQVPVGLGEPLYDKLDADIAYAMMGLNAVKGVEIGAGFASVAERGSTHGDALTPSGFAANRAGGVLGGISTGQEIVVSIAIKPTSSIRTARPSIDRALQATEVQTFGRHDPCVGIRATPIAESLLALVLMDHALRHRAQCGDVRLEVPPIEGPGAPGPVV, from the coding sequence ATGCCCGGCTCCACCTTCGGCGAACTGTTCCGCGTCACCAACTTCGGCGAAAGCCACGGCCCGGCCATCGGCTGCGTGATCGACGGCTGCCCGCCCGGCATGGCGCTGAGCGAGGCCGACATCCAGCCCGAGCTCGACCGCCGCCGCCCCGGCACCAGCCGCCATGTCACCCAGCGCAACGAGGCCGATGCGGTGGAGATCCTGAGCGGCGTGTACGAGGGCCGCACCACCGGCACGCCGATCTGCCTGCTGATCCGCAACACCGACCAGCGCAGCAAGGACTACGGCAACATCCTCGACACCTTCCGCCCCGGCCACGCCGACTACACCTACTGGCGCAAGTACGGCCTGCGCGATCCGCGCGGTGGCGGGCGCAGCTCGGCGCGCCTGACCGCGCCCACCGTGGCCGCCGGTGCGGTGGCCAAGAAGTGGTTGCTGGCGCAGTACGGCACCACCTTCACCGGCTGGATGAGCCAGCTGGGCGATGTGGCGATCCCGTTCGAGGACGAGGCCCAGATCCCGCTGAACGCCTTTTATGCGCCCAACGCCGGCATCGTGCCGGCACTCGAGGCCTACATGGACGCGCTGCGCAAGGACGGCGACAGCTGCGGCGCGCGCATCGAAGTGCGCGCCCGCCAGGTGCCGGTGGGCCTGGGCGAGCCGCTGTACGACAAGCTCGATGCCGACATCGCCTACGCGATGATGGGCCTCAACGCGGTGAAGGGGGTCGAGATCGGCGCCGGCTTCGCCAGCGTGGCCGAGCGTGGCAGCACACACGGCGATGCGCTGACCCCCAGCGGCTTTGCCGCCAACCGCGCCGGCGGCGTGCTGGGCGGCATCAGCACCGGGCAGGAGATCGTGGTCTCGATCGCCATCAAGCCCACCAGCTCGATCCGCACCGCGCGGCCGTCGATCGACCGCGCGCTGCAGGCCACCGAGGTGCAGACCTTCGGCCGCCACGACCCCTGCGTGGGCATCCGCGCCACGCCCATCGCCGAAAGCCTGCTGGCCCTGGTGCTGATGGACCATGCGCTGCGCCACCGCGCCCAGTGCGGCGACGTGCGGCTCGAGGTGCCGCCGATCGAGGGCCCGGGCGCGCCCGGCCCGGTGGTCTGA